The following are encoded together in the Gouania willdenowi chromosome 14, fGouWil2.1, whole genome shotgun sequence genome:
- the prdx5 gene encoding peroxiredoxin-5, mitochondrial has translation MLRLTSTVRRSLVCVRLLHVCPRVNMPVQVGDRLPAVEVHEGEPGNKVSMAQLFKGKKGVLFAVPGAFTPGCSKTHLPGFVQQAEDLKSKGIEEIACVSVNDAFVMAAWGKEHGADGKVRMLADPTGAFTKAVDLLLDSDQIVQVLGNKRSKRYSMLVEDGVVKKMNVEPDGTGLTCSLAPNILSEL, from the exons ATGCTGCGTTTAACGTCCACCGTGCGCAGGAGTTTGGTCTGTGTCCGTCTGCTACACGTCTGTCCGCGGGTCAACATGCCTGTTCAG GTAGGGGACCGTCTCCCTGCTGTGGAGGTGCATGAGGGGGAGCCGGGGAATAAAGTGTCCATGGCGCAGCTTTTCAAAGGGAAGAAAGGAGTCCTGTTTGCTGTCCCAGGAGCGTTCACCCCCGGCTGCTCAAAG ACTCACCTTCCAGGGTTTGTGCAGCAGGCCGAGGACCTGAAGAGTAAAGGGATAGAGGAGATCGCCTGTGTGTCTGTTAATGATGCTTTTGTCATGGCTGCATGGGGGAAGGAGCATGGAGCAGATGGCAAG GTCCGAATGCTGGCTGATCCTACCGGAGCTTTTACAAAG GCTGTCGACCTTTTGCTCGATAGCGATCAGATCGTACAAGTTCTCGGAAACAAGCGATCAAAGAG GTACTCCATGTTGGTGGAGGATGGAGTGGTGAAGAAGATGAACGTGGAGCCCGATGGCACGGGACTGACCTGCAGTCTGGCTCCTAACATCCTCTCTGAGCtttaa
- the banf1 gene encoding barrier-to-autointegration factor, which yields MSSTSQKHKEFVAEPMGEKAVNALAGIGEVLGKRLEDKGFDKAYVVLGQFLVLKKDEELFRDWLKDTCGANIKQQGDCYGCLREWCDAFL from the exons ATGTCATCGACTTCCCAAAAACATAAAGAGTTTGTGGCTGAGCCCATGGGCGAGAAGGCTGTGAACGCTCTCGCTGGCATTGGAGAAGTTCTAGGGAAAAGACTGGAGGATAAAGGCTTTGACAAG GCGTACGTCGTCCTCGGACAGTTCCTGGTGCTGAAGAAAGACGAGGAGCTGTTCAGAGACTGGTTGAAGGACACGTGTGGAGCCAATATTAAACAACAAGGAGACTGCTATGGCTGTCTGAGGGAATGGTGTGACGCCTTCCTATAA